In Cloacibacillus sp., the genomic stretch TCCAAAAGAGTTTTGGACTTGCGAATTTATATGTAACTTTGTGGTTACATCTGCGCCCTTTCAGGCGGGAGGGTCTGAAAGGGAGATAATTAAGGAGGGTGCGTTTTATGGTGGAGAAAGCGTCGGAAAAGCAGTGGGAGCAGCTTGCAGAGCTCCTAGGCAAATACCGCGGCACTAAGGGCAGCGTCATTCCCGTGCTTCAGCAGGCTCAGGAAATCTTCGGCTATCTGCCGAAAGAGGTCCTGATTGAGATCAGCAAAGAACTGAGTGTCCCCATCAGCCAGATATTTGGCGTGGTGACCTTCTACGCACAGTTCCATCTTGAACCGCGCGGAGAAAACATCATCAGGTCGTGCCAGGGCACAGCCTGCCATGTCCGCGGAGCCAAGAAGGTGCTTGAGGCCATTCGCAACAAGATAGGCCTCAAAGAAGAAGAAACAACGACCCCGGATCTCAAGTTCACGCTTGAAACAGTCGCCTGCATAGGCGCCTGCGGCCTTGCGCCGTGCATCGTCGTGAATGACGAGACGCACGGAAGGCTTACGCCGGAATCCGTCAATGTGATTCTGGGCAAGTACGCTTAAGATAAGGGAGGAACACTAAATGGCAATCAAGAGTCTTGAAGATCTTCGCAAAATAAAAGATGAAGCAAAGAAACATACAGAGGCCAGGAAGCTCAACGAAAGACAGATAATCATCGGCATGGGCACCTGCGGCATAGCGGCCGGAGCCCGTCAAATTATGACCGCCGTTCTCGAAGAGCTTGCAAAGCGCAACATCCATGACGTGGCCGTGCTCCAGACCGGCTGCATCGGTATGTGCCAGAAAGAGCCTCTTCTCGACATAGTGCGCCCTGGAGAAGACAGAGTCACCTACGGCCCCGTGAGCCCCACGGACGTGCCGCGCATCATAGCTGACCATCTCGTCAACGGGCAAGTGGTGGAAGATCTGGTAGTAGCTAAGATCCCCGCCAAAGAAGCATAGGTCGAAGGGAGGAATTCTAATGGCTCTCGTAAGAGCTCACGTACTGGTCTGCACCGGCACAGGATGCGTTTCTTCGGGCTCAAAAAAAGTTATCGCCAAACTCGAAGAAGAACTCAAGGCAAAAGGCCTTGATAAAGAAGTAAAAATAGTAGAAACCGGATGCCAGGGATTCTGCGAGCAGGGTCCGCTGGTAATCATTTATCCTGAAGGCACCTTCTACACGCACGTTCAGGAGTCCGACATTCCCGAAATAGTCGACGAACATCTCATAAAGGGCCGCGTAGTTGGCCGTCTCCTCTTCAAGGAGCCGCTCACCGCAAAGAGCGTGCCCGATTATGCCGACATCGCCTTCTACAAAAAGCAGCACCGTCTCGTCCTCAAAAACTGCGGACACATCAACCCCGACTCGCTTGACGAATACATCGGCGCGGACGGCTACGAAGGCCTCGCAAAGGTGCTCCTCACAATGACGCCCGAGCAGGTCGTCGAAGAGATGAAAAAGACCGGCCTTCGCGGCCGCGGCGGCGGCGGCTTCCCCACAGGCATGAAATGGGGCTTCTGCCAGAAATCACCGGGCCCGAAGAAATACATCATCTGCAACGCTGACGAGGGCGACCCCGGCGCGTTCATGGACCGCTCGCTGCTTGAAGGCGACCCGCACGCCATCCTGGAAGGCATGATAATCGGCGCCTACGCCATCGGAGCCGACGAAGGATACATCTACTGCCGCGCTGAATACCCGCTTGCCATCAAGCGTCTGAAGCAGGCGATCGCCCAGGCCGAAGAGGCCGGGCTTCTTGGCCAGAACATCTTAGGCACAGACTTCAGCTGCACCCTCCACATCAAAGAGGGAGCGGGAGCCTTTGTCTGCGGCGAAGAAACGGCCCTCATGCAGTCCATCGAGGGCAACCGCGGCATGCCGCGTCCGCGTCCTCCGTTCCCCGCTGTAAAGGGACTCTGGGGCAAGCCTTCAAACATCAACAACGTTGAAACATTCGCGAACATCCCCTACATCTTCCGCGTCGGCGCCGAAGAATACGCAAAGCTCGGCACCGAAAAGTCAAAGGGCACAAAGGTCTTCGCGCTTACCGGAAAGATAAACAACACCGGACTTGCCGAAGTGCCGATGGGCATCTCGATGCGCGAGATCATCTTTGAAATAGGCGGCGGCATCCTGAACGGCAAGAAATTCAAAGCCGTGCAGATAGGCGGCCCCTCCGGCGGATGTATGCCGGAAGAACTGCTCGACACCCCCGTCGACTACGACTCGCTCATCGCGGCGGGCGCAATGATGGGCTCCGGCGGCCTCGTCGTAATGGACGAAGACACCTGCATGGTAGACGTCGCGAAATTCTTCCTCACCTTCACACAGTCCGAATCCTGCGGCAAATGCACGCCATGCCGCGAGGGAACGAAGCGCATGCTTGAGATCCTCACCAAGATAACGGACGGCAAGGGCGAAGAAGGCGACATCGAAAAGCTGGAAAAACTGGCCTCATCCATCAAAGCCGGCGCGCTCTGCGCACTCGGCCAGACGGCTCCGAACCCGGTCCTTTCCACGCTTCGCTACTTCAGAGACGAATACGAAGCGCACATCAAAGACAAGAAGTGCCCAGCGGGACAGTGCCAGCATCTTCTCAGCTACAAGATCACCGAAGCCTGCAAAGGCTGCGGCATCTGCGCCAAGAATTGCCCTGTCAACGCGATCACCGGCGAACCGAAGAAGCAGTACGTCATCGACCAGGCAAAGTGCATCAAGTGCGGCGTATGCTTCACCAAATGCCCGTTCAAGGCGATTGTGCGCGGCTAATTTCGGCTAATGGAAGGGGAGTAAAAATAATATGGAACTTGTTAAGGTTACTATAGACGGCAAAACAGTAGAGGTGCCATCCGATTTTACCGTGATCGAAGCCGCTGCCAAAGCCGGAATCCGCATTCCTCAGCTCTGCTACCACCCAGAGCTGGCTAAAGAGGGCGCGTGCCGCGTCTGCATCGTTGAAATAGAAAAGGCGCGCGGACTTGGCGCAGCCTGCGTCTATCCCGTGGCGGACGGCATGATCGTTCACACCAACACGCCCAAAGTGCGCGAGACGCGCAAAACGGTAATGGAGCTGCTCCTTGCGAACCACCCGCAGGACTGCCTCTTCTGCCAGAAGAACAACGACTGCGAGCTGCAGCGTACGGCGGCCGACCTCGGCATTCGCGAAGTCCCCTATGCAGGCGACAAACGCTCAGCCACAAAAGACGAGAGCAATCCCAGCCTCGTGCGCGACCCCAATAAGTGCATCCTCTGCGGACGCTGCATCAGAGCGTGCCACGAACGCCAGGGCCTCGACGTTTACGCCTTTGTCAACCGCGGCTTCAAAACGATAGTCGAACCCGCCTTCGGACGCGGCCTCGACGGCGTCGCCTGCACCTACTGCGGACAGTGCGCCGCGGTCTGCCCGACAGCCGCCATCTGCGAGCGCGACGACACCGAAAAAGTATTCGCCGCCATCGCCGACCCGAAAAAATACACCGTCGTACAGACGGCTCCCGCCACACGCGTCGCCCTGGGCGAAGCGCTCGGCCTCGAACCCGGACAGGTCGTCACCGGCAAAATGGTGGCAGCCCTTCGCAGGCTCGGCTTTGACAAAGTATTCGACACCGACTTCAGCGCCGACCTTACGATAATGGAAGAGGGACACGAGTTCCTCGACCGCGTCCTCCACGGCGGATGCCTGCCCATGATCACCTCCTGCTCGCCGGGCTGGATCAACTTCATCGAGATCAAATATCCCGACCTCCTCCCGCACCTCTCAACGGCCAAATCGCCGCAGGGAATGTTCGGCGCGGTAGCGAAAACCTATTTCGCAGAGACCCAGGGACTTAAGCCGGAAGATGTTTACAGCGTATCCATCATGCCATGCACAGCCAAAAAGGCCGAATGTGTGCGCCCGCAGCTTCAGAGCAACCCCGGCATCCCCGACGTCGACACAGTTCTTACAACGCGTGAACTTGGCCGCATGATCAAGAACGCGGGCATCGACTTCGAGAACCTTCCCGAAGAAGAATACGACAACCCGCTTGGCTCGTCCACGGGAGCTGCCGCTATCTTCGGAGTGACCGGCGGCGTCATGGAAGCGGCGCTTCGCACAGTCTACGCCGTGCTCAACGACGGCAAAGACATCCCCGGGATCATCTTTGAACCCGTCCGCGGCATGGAAGGCATCAAAGAGGCCTCCGTCGACGTTCCCATCAACGGCGAGACCGTCACAGTGAAAATAGCGGTCGCCCATACGCTGAAAAACGCAAAGACCCTCATGGACAAAGTTCGCGCGGGCGAAGCCGACTATCACTTCATCGAAGTCATGGCCTGCCCCGGCGGATGCATCGGCGGCGGCGGACAGCCCCAGCCCGTCAACGCGGAAATCCGCGCCGCGCGCACAAAGGCTCTCTACAGCGTCGACGAAGCGAAGGAACTGCGCCAGTCGCACAAGAACCCCGACATCGTCGCGCTATACGAAAAATGGCTCGGCAAACCTCTCGGCGAGAAGTCACACCACCTTCTCCACACGCATTATGGAGCACAGCCCAGAGAGTTTTAGCTTACAAAAAATATGATAGACGCAAACGGGAGGCCTCAAGGCCTCCCGTTTGCGTCTGCGCGGCGCCGCTGCCTTCATGTGAATTTTGCTGCTTTTGGCACTGCCATTTTTTTGTTGCCGCACATATTTTGTTGCGGCCTATTAGTTTTTTAGGTATGCTTAGCTTCAGTTTGCACATCAGATAAGAAAGAGGTTTTATAATGAGGCGATATCAAAAGTATTTGCTCCACCTATCTTTGCTGCTGATCGTAGCTTTTATAGCCTTTGCGGGATACAGGTCGGCGCCGTTTGCGACCGCAGACGACAAGGACCCCACCCCCCAGGAGCAGGCAGAGACGATCCGGGGTCTGCCCTTCGGCCCTCTTAATACGATGGAACCGAGCGTATATCAGGCGGGGGCGGATGCCGCCAAAAACAGCTTCCTCTCCGTGGCGAAGAAGAATCAAATGGTTATAGGCTATGCGAAGATGGGCGGCATCACCCCCACGCACTTTTCTTTTCGCGCGCTGCCCAAGAGCGGCGAAAATTCCGCCACGATAGAGGCGCTTAGGCCGGTGCAAAGAGGCCCCGAACAAACTATCATGGAATATAAGATGCCAGAGGCACAGCTGCGCGCTGGCGTCTCCGGCGTGCGCCCTGTGACGGTAGAGGTCTCCCCTCTCAACGAAATGGAGCCATCCAGCGTCACAGTCCCGTCGGCCGTCATGGCGGAGGTGCTGCTTGGTTGGGGTGGCAACTGTACATTAAATTACAGCTACGTGGACGAAGATAAAGTGACTATAAGCAAGATGCTGGCACTTGATGTCCCCACTTCCTACATTGTTTACCACCCCAAAGGAGGAGCGGATAGCAATATATTCACAGGCTCTTGTCTTGACGCTCTGATGAGGGATGTGAACAATGACGGCTACAGTGACCTCTTTGTCCTTCGTCCTTGTGTGCAGCCCAATATGTACAACATAACGATCAATGTGGATATGTTCGACG encodes the following:
- the nuoE gene encoding NADH-quinone oxidoreductase subunit NuoE — translated: MVEKASEKQWEQLAELLGKYRGTKGSVIPVLQQAQEIFGYLPKEVLIEISKELSVPISQIFGVVTFYAQFHLEPRGENIIRSCQGTACHVRGAKKVLEAIRNKIGLKEEETTTPDLKFTLETVACIGACGLAPCIVVNDETHGRLTPESVNVILGKYA
- a CDS encoding (2Fe-2S) ferredoxin domain-containing protein is translated as MAIKSLEDLRKIKDEAKKHTEARKLNERQIIIGMGTCGIAAGARQIMTAVLEELAKRNIHDVAVLQTGCIGMCQKEPLLDIVRPGEDRVTYGPVSPTDVPRIIADHLVNGQVVEDLVVAKIPAKEA
- the nuoF gene encoding NADH-quinone oxidoreductase subunit NuoF; amino-acid sequence: MALVRAHVLVCTGTGCVSSGSKKVIAKLEEELKAKGLDKEVKIVETGCQGFCEQGPLVIIYPEGTFYTHVQESDIPEIVDEHLIKGRVVGRLLFKEPLTAKSVPDYADIAFYKKQHRLVLKNCGHINPDSLDEYIGADGYEGLAKVLLTMTPEQVVEEMKKTGLRGRGGGGFPTGMKWGFCQKSPGPKKYIICNADEGDPGAFMDRSLLEGDPHAILEGMIIGAYAIGADEGYIYCRAEYPLAIKRLKQAIAQAEEAGLLGQNILGTDFSCTLHIKEGAGAFVCGEETALMQSIEGNRGMPRPRPPFPAVKGLWGKPSNINNVETFANIPYIFRVGAEEYAKLGTEKSKGTKVFALTGKINNTGLAEVPMGISMREIIFEIGGGILNGKKFKAVQIGGPSGGCMPEELLDTPVDYDSLIAAGAMMGSGGLVVMDEDTCMVDVAKFFLTFTQSESCGKCTPCREGTKRMLEILTKITDGKGEEGDIEKLEKLASSIKAGALCALGQTAPNPVLSTLRYFRDEYEAHIKDKKCPAGQCQHLLSYKITEACKGCGICAKNCPVNAITGEPKKQYVIDQAKCIKCGVCFTKCPFKAIVRG
- a CDS encoding NADH-dependent [FeFe] hydrogenase, group A6 produces the protein MELVKVTIDGKTVEVPSDFTVIEAAAKAGIRIPQLCYHPELAKEGACRVCIVEIEKARGLGAACVYPVADGMIVHTNTPKVRETRKTVMELLLANHPQDCLFCQKNNDCELQRTAADLGIREVPYAGDKRSATKDESNPSLVRDPNKCILCGRCIRACHERQGLDVYAFVNRGFKTIVEPAFGRGLDGVACTYCGQCAAVCPTAAICERDDTEKVFAAIADPKKYTVVQTAPATRVALGEALGLEPGQVVTGKMVAALRRLGFDKVFDTDFSADLTIMEEGHEFLDRVLHGGCLPMITSCSPGWINFIEIKYPDLLPHLSTAKSPQGMFGAVAKTYFAETQGLKPEDVYSVSIMPCTAKKAECVRPQLQSNPGIPDVDTVLTTRELGRMIKNAGIDFENLPEEEYDNPLGSSTGAAAIFGVTGGVMEAALRTVYAVLNDGKDIPGIIFEPVRGMEGIKEASVDVPINGETVTVKIAVAHTLKNAKTLMDKVRAGEADYHFIEVMACPGGCIGGGGQPQPVNAEIRAARTKALYSVDEAKELRQSHKNPDIVALYEKWLGKPLGEKSHHLLHTHYGAQPREF